The Mycolicibacterium flavescens genome has a segment encoding these proteins:
- a CDS encoding camphor resistance protein CrcB, translating to MGTTMTVAVWLGVAVLGGVGAVLRFLVDRTVSHRLSGAFPSGIFVVNISGALVLGLLAGPELGPTAALLAGVALLGAYTTFSTWMLQTLELGADRRIGLAIANIVVSLALGIAAAALGMWIGTRL from the coding sequence ATGGGCACGACGATGACGGTCGCGGTGTGGCTGGGCGTCGCGGTCCTCGGCGGGGTCGGAGCGGTGCTGCGCTTCCTCGTCGATCGCACGGTGTCACACCGGCTGAGCGGGGCATTCCCATCGGGCATTTTCGTGGTCAACATCTCCGGCGCGCTGGTGCTCGGCCTGCTCGCCGGCCCCGAACTGGGCCCTACCGCCGCACTGCTGGCCGGTGTCGCGCTCCTAGGCGCGTACACGACGTTCTCGACCTGGATGCTGCAGACCCTTGAACTCGGCGCGGACCGCCGCATCGGACTCGCGATCGCGAACATCGTCGTCAGCCTGGCGCTGGGCATCGCGGCCGCGGCGTTGGGAATGTGGATCGGGACAAGGCTGTGA
- the mbtN gene encoding acyl-CoA dehydrogenase FadE14 produces MTATADAPDAPPLEDYRDLLERVFDNRVTAWTAEAEETERFPRKLIEYLGESDVFAAKWPPGQQYPDVAKVIELARKLGWLGSAGIGVGVGLHDSAIAILRRFGKSDYLKEIAEQAIRGEAVLCIGASEQSGGSDLQIVGTEVRSVRDGFEVKGIKKFVSLSPIADHVMCVARNVDHDPNSKHGSVVVIAVPLAQCEIQTPYRKVGAGPLDTAAVHIDTWVPADALVARAGIGLAAISWGLAQERMSVAGLVSTSVQRVIGITQARMMVRKQFGNSLWEHQALRLRMADLQARVDMLRYALDGVAATGKLDLRTAAAMKVNAARLGEEVMNECMHLFGGSGYLLEETPLGRWWRDMKLARVGGGTDEVLWELVAAGMKPDHDGYAEFNQLP; encoded by the coding sequence ATGACGGCCACCGCCGACGCACCGGACGCACCGCCGCTCGAAGACTACCGCGACCTGCTCGAGCGGGTCTTCGACAATCGCGTCACCGCGTGGACGGCGGAAGCCGAAGAGACGGAACGGTTCCCGCGCAAACTCATCGAGTATCTCGGCGAGTCGGACGTGTTCGCCGCCAAGTGGCCGCCGGGACAACAGTATCCCGACGTCGCGAAGGTCATCGAGCTCGCCCGCAAGCTGGGTTGGCTGGGCTCGGCGGGCATCGGGGTCGGCGTGGGACTGCACGATTCCGCGATCGCGATCCTGCGTCGCTTCGGCAAGTCGGATTACCTGAAGGAGATCGCCGAGCAGGCGATCCGCGGCGAGGCCGTGCTGTGCATCGGCGCCTCCGAGCAGTCGGGCGGATCCGACCTGCAGATCGTCGGCACCGAAGTGCGTTCTGTCCGCGACGGTTTCGAGGTCAAGGGCATCAAGAAGTTCGTCTCGCTGTCCCCGATCGCCGACCACGTCATGTGCGTGGCCCGCAACGTCGACCACGATCCCAACAGCAAGCACGGCAGCGTCGTGGTGATCGCGGTGCCGCTGGCCCAGTGCGAGATCCAGACGCCGTACCGCAAGGTCGGCGCCGGTCCCCTCGACACGGCCGCCGTGCACATCGACACCTGGGTGCCCGCCGACGCTCTGGTCGCCCGCGCCGGCATCGGCCTGGCCGCCATCTCCTGGGGGCTGGCCCAGGAGCGGATGTCGGTGGCGGGGCTGGTGTCGACGTCAGTACAGCGGGTCATCGGAATCACGCAGGCGCGCATGATGGTTCGCAAGCAGTTCGGCAACAGCCTGTGGGAGCATCAGGCGCTGCGGCTGCGGATGGCCGACCTGCAGGCACGCGTCGACATGCTGCGCTACGCACTTGACGGGGTCGCCGCGACCGGAAAGCTCGACCTTCGCACCGCCGCCGCGATGAAGGTCAACGCCGCCCGCCTCGGCGAAGAGGTGATGAATGAGTGCATGCACCTCTTCGGCGGGTCCGGCTATCTCCTCGAGGAGACTCCGCTCGGAAGATGGTGGCGGGACATGAAACTGGCGCGCGTCGGCGGGGGCACCGACGAGGTGCTGTGGGAGTTGGTCGCGGCCGGGATGAAGCCCGACCACGACGGCTACGCCGAGTTCAACCAGCTGCCCTGA
- the limB_6 gene encoding F420-dependent methylene-tetrahydromethanopterin reductase: MKLGIATPVVTNVAGAALTWERDAGVEDIGRVAEAADRLGYHHLTCSEHIGIPASEAGRRGARYWDPLATLGFVAARTERIRLATMTLVLGYHHPLAIVKRYGTLDHVSRGRLILGVGVGSLKEEFDLLGAPFEDRGPRADDALRALRAALASNEPSYDGEYYSFGGLIVDPCALQPHMPIWVGGRTKRSLRRALTLAEGWAPFGISVATAGEWLKAREIPPGFEVVLAADRPLDPVDDPDATRKTLREMADAGTTTVSARFVHRSLEHYLEQIHALAELHRQDDER, from the coding sequence TTGAAGCTGGGCATCGCGACACCGGTCGTCACCAACGTCGCCGGGGCGGCGTTGACGTGGGAGCGCGACGCAGGAGTCGAGGACATCGGCCGCGTCGCCGAAGCGGCCGACAGGCTCGGTTACCACCACCTGACCTGCAGCGAGCACATCGGAATCCCGGCATCGGAGGCCGGGCGGCGCGGTGCCAGGTACTGGGACCCGCTGGCGACCCTCGGTTTCGTAGCCGCCCGCACTGAACGGATCCGGCTCGCCACGATGACCCTGGTGCTGGGATACCACCATCCGCTGGCCATCGTGAAGCGTTACGGCACACTGGATCACGTCAGCCGTGGGCGTCTCATCCTCGGGGTCGGTGTCGGCTCACTCAAGGAGGAGTTCGACCTCCTTGGCGCGCCGTTCGAGGATCGCGGCCCGCGCGCCGACGACGCCCTGCGCGCCTTGCGCGCCGCGCTGGCGAGCAACGAGCCCTCCTACGACGGCGAGTACTACTCGTTCGGCGGGCTCATCGTCGACCCGTGCGCACTGCAGCCCCATATGCCGATCTGGGTGGGCGGCCGGACCAAACGGTCGCTACGGCGGGCACTCACGCTCGCCGAAGGCTGGGCGCCGTTCGGCATCTCGGTCGCGACCGCGGGGGAGTGGCTCAAGGCGCGCGAGATACCGCCCGGCTTCGAGGTCGTGCTCGCCGCCGACCGCCCGCTCGACCCGGTCGATGACCCCGACGCGACGCGAAAGACCCTGCGCGAGATGGCGGATGCGGGCACGACGACCGTGTCCGCGCGATTCGTCCACCGGTCGCTCGAGCACTACCTCGAGCAGATTCACGCACTCGCGGAGTTGCACCGCCAAGACGATGAGAGGTGA
- a CDS encoding acyl-CoA synthetase, which translates to MTELSAALSAAMSGASTTLSVLDAEAGSWAHHPWQEVHARAENVAERIADDEATAVGLVGEPTVEFVAAIPGAFFAGAGLSILPGPIRRADPEQWAQTTLDRFASIGVTSVFSHGDELALLSKHADTIAVHDLLEVGHPHRSTSFRGPDTADVAILQGTAGSTGTPRTAQISPAASLANLRGLIERVNVNDRSRLHSWLPIYHDMGLAFLLTATLGQADLWQAPTSAFAASPFNWLQWLMETKATMTAAPNMAFNLIGKYAGLVKDLDLSHLGFTLNGGEPVDCAGYQRFADEMARFGFNPNSLAPSYGLAESTCAVSVPQPFTGLRVDDVQVISDGSETTRRFAILGHAIPGMEIRINIDAEHTTEVTGREVGEVEVRGTSLMTGYVGEPPIDRNSWLPTGDLGYLTDDGLVVCGRAKELITVAGRNVFPNEIERIAAEIDGVRDGCVVAVGTGESSARPGLVIAAEFKGDDEPGARSQIVARVASHCGVVPADVVFLKPGALPRTSSGKLRRLEVKRTLEGASR; encoded by the coding sequence GTGACTGAGCTCTCCGCAGCCCTGTCGGCGGCGATGTCGGGGGCCTCGACGACGTTGTCCGTCCTCGACGCGGAAGCCGGCTCGTGGGCACACCATCCGTGGCAGGAGGTCCACGCGCGTGCCGAGAACGTGGCCGAGCGGATCGCCGACGACGAAGCGACAGCCGTCGGCCTGGTCGGTGAACCCACCGTCGAGTTCGTCGCAGCCATTCCCGGCGCGTTCTTCGCCGGCGCCGGGTTGTCGATCCTGCCCGGGCCCATCCGGCGCGCCGACCCCGAACAGTGGGCGCAGACCACGCTGGACCGGTTCGCCTCCATCGGCGTGACGTCGGTGTTCAGCCACGGTGACGAACTGGCGCTGTTGAGCAAGCACGCGGACACGATCGCCGTTCACGACCTCCTCGAGGTCGGCCACCCGCACCGCTCCACGTCCTTTCGCGGCCCGGACACCGCAGACGTCGCGATCCTGCAGGGGACCGCGGGGTCGACGGGAACGCCTCGCACGGCACAGATTTCGCCCGCCGCGTCGCTGGCCAACCTGCGCGGGCTGATCGAGAGGGTCAACGTCAACGACCGGTCCCGACTGCACAGTTGGTTGCCGATCTACCACGACATGGGGTTGGCCTTCCTGCTGACCGCGACGCTCGGGCAGGCCGACCTGTGGCAGGCGCCCACGTCGGCATTCGCCGCTTCCCCGTTCAACTGGCTTCAGTGGCTGATGGAAACCAAAGCCACGATGACCGCGGCGCCGAACATGGCCTTCAACCTCATCGGCAAGTACGCGGGCCTCGTCAAGGACCTCGACCTCAGTCACCTCGGTTTCACGCTCAACGGCGGAGAACCGGTGGACTGCGCAGGCTACCAACGCTTCGCCGACGAAATGGCACGCTTCGGGTTCAACCCCAATTCCCTCGCCCCGTCCTACGGGCTGGCCGAATCCACTTGTGCGGTCAGCGTTCCCCAACCGTTCACCGGCCTTCGCGTCGACGACGTACAGGTCATCAGCGACGGCAGCGAGACCACGCGCCGCTTCGCGATCCTCGGTCACGCTATCCCGGGCATGGAGATCCGCATCAACATCGACGCCGAGCACACCACCGAGGTGACCGGTCGCGAGGTCGGTGAGGTCGAGGTCCGCGGCACGTCGCTGATGACGGGATACGTCGGCGAGCCCCCGATCGACCGGAACTCGTGGCTGCCCACCGGAGATCTCGGCTATCTCACCGACGACGGGCTGGTCGTCTGTGGCCGGGCCAAGGAGCTCATCACGGTGGCCGGTCGCAACGTGTTCCCCAATGAGATCGAGCGCATCGCCGCCGAGATCGACGGTGTCCGTGACGGTTGCGTGGTGGCCGTCGGAACCGGCGAGTCCTCGGCGCGGCCAGGGTTGGTGATCGCCGCGGAGTTCAAGGGCGACGACGAGCCCGGTGCCCGCAGCCAGATCGTGGCCCGCGTCGCGTCGCACTGCGGCGTGGTGCCCGCCGATGTGGTGTTCCTCAAACCCGGTGCGCTGCCCCGCACCTCGTCGGGCAAGCTTCGCCGGCTCGAAGTCAAGCGCACGTTGGAGGGAGCAAGCCGATGA
- a CDS encoding carboxymuconolactone decarboxylase family protein: protein MTQDAIGHPLLTPLTAEEWGDDEYEAVGALMGVPGDDVPRAGSGEPRDPLNFDIIGVLVRHPKMARKFLGYNAFLLQRGELPLRLRELAVLRLAHARRSSFFWGEHVKIAKAGGLSDDEIARIARGNAEFDGVDRLVLETTDELLARGRAAPDRWRRLVDELGTHQAMELIFVVGTYAMLAMACDTWQLAPPPGSATLPD from the coding sequence ATGACCCAAGACGCGATCGGCCATCCACTGCTGACGCCGCTGACCGCCGAGGAGTGGGGCGACGACGAATACGAGGCTGTCGGCGCGCTGATGGGGGTTCCAGGCGACGACGTTCCGCGGGCCGGCTCGGGAGAACCCAGGGATCCGCTCAACTTCGACATCATCGGCGTGCTGGTCCGGCACCCGAAGATGGCGCGGAAGTTCCTCGGCTACAACGCATTTCTGCTGCAGCGCGGCGAGCTGCCGCTGCGGCTACGCGAGCTGGCGGTGTTGCGGCTCGCCCATGCGCGGCGCTCGTCGTTCTTCTGGGGCGAGCACGTGAAGATCGCCAAGGCGGGCGGCTTGTCGGACGACGAGATCGCCCGGATCGCCCGCGGTAACGCTGAGTTCGACGGAGTGGACCGGCTGGTGCTCGAGACAACCGACGAGTTGCTCGCCCGCGGCCGGGCCGCACCCGACAGATGGCGTCGTCTCGTCGACGAACTCGGTACCCACCAGGCGATGGAGTTGATTTTCGTCGTCGGCACCTACGCGATGCTCGCGATGGCCTGCGACACCTGGCAGCTCGCCCCGCCGCCGGGCAGCGCGACGCTTCCGGACTAG
- a CDS encoding Conserved membrane protein of uncharacterised function, whose amino-acid sequence MTLNDRPPTRRWHILRLVLFAAFLLGLFYLVAVSGVVDVDHVRRTVASTGPIAPLVYVVVSGLLGAVFVPGPILAAASGVLFGPVVGTFATLGATVTTACVTSLIGRRAGRDSARALLGEARAKRLDDLIARGGLWAVVGQRFVPGISDALASYAFGAFGVPLWQMAVGAFIGSVPRAFVYTALGASIADLSSPLAFTAIAVWCVTAVAGAFAAHRGVRSWRRRDRRSDDEPAPEAGDS is encoded by the coding sequence ATGACCCTCAACGACCGCCCCCCGACCCGTCGGTGGCACATCCTCCGGCTCGTGCTGTTCGCGGCGTTCCTGCTCGGGTTGTTCTATCTGGTCGCCGTTTCCGGCGTGGTCGACGTCGACCATGTCCGCCGCACAGTGGCCTCCACGGGCCCCATCGCACCGCTGGTCTACGTCGTGGTGTCGGGGCTGCTGGGCGCGGTGTTCGTGCCCGGGCCGATCCTCGCCGCCGCCAGCGGAGTGTTGTTCGGCCCGGTCGTGGGCACGTTCGCCACCCTCGGCGCGACGGTCACTACCGCGTGCGTCACCAGCCTGATCGGCAGGCGGGCCGGACGCGACAGCGCGCGCGCACTCCTCGGCGAGGCGCGAGCAAAAAGGCTCGACGATCTCATCGCGCGGGGCGGGCTGTGGGCCGTCGTCGGCCAGCGCTTCGTTCCGGGCATCTCCGACGCGCTCGCGTCCTATGCCTTCGGCGCGTTCGGAGTTCCGTTGTGGCAGATGGCCGTCGGCGCGTTCATCGGGTCCGTCCCGCGCGCGTTCGTGTACACCGCGCTGGGGGCCTCGATCGCGGATCTGTCGTCTCCGCTGGCGTTCACGGCGATCGCGGTGTGGTGCGTCACCGCCGTCGCCGGTGCGTTCGCCGCACACCGGGGCGTGCGGAGTTGGCGCAGACGGGATCGGCGCAGCGACGACGAACCGGCGCCCGAAGCGGGAGACTCCTAG
- a CDS encoding 20S proteasome subunit alpha or beta — protein sequence MTVVLAIRCADGIAMASDSQITDPERGLSYPAQKLHPLGKRAAWGGSGSRAVLYDLEQIFDNEPDAIVEAPDIGHALQGRVLPVLKHHYANFIEDVPAGKPGATPATYVLAAGYANGDPFIVDIDPHGLIGRYEEIGFHAVGSGSPMAQQAHALLAHFEMGERSVDYGLVAALRVLDALDATSPSVGGPMDLCRITPDGARHLDEEAVAEVRDNVHRWTELEQRALDDLFN from the coding sequence ATGACCGTCGTACTCGCCATCCGCTGCGCCGACGGGATCGCGATGGCCTCGGACTCGCAGATCACCGACCCCGAACGCGGACTGAGCTATCCGGCTCAGAAGCTGCACCCGCTCGGAAAACGCGCCGCGTGGGGCGGCAGCGGGTCGCGTGCGGTGCTTTACGACCTCGAGCAGATCTTCGACAACGAACCGGACGCGATCGTGGAAGCGCCCGACATCGGCCATGCCCTGCAAGGTCGAGTCCTGCCGGTGCTCAAGCACCACTACGCGAACTTCATCGAAGACGTGCCTGCGGGTAAGCCCGGCGCAACCCCGGCCACCTACGTTCTCGCCGCAGGCTACGCGAACGGAGACCCGTTCATCGTCGACATCGATCCACACGGGTTGATCGGCCGCTACGAGGAGATCGGTTTCCACGCGGTGGGCAGCGGATCGCCGATGGCTCAGCAGGCCCATGCGCTTCTGGCGCACTTCGAGATGGGCGAACGCAGCGTGGACTACGGCCTGGTGGCCGCGTTGCGGGTGCTCGACGCGCTGGACGCGACGTCCCCGAGCGTCGGTGGGCCGATGGACCTCTGCCGGATCACGCCGGACGGGGCCCGGCATCTCGACGAGGAAGCCGTCGCCGAGGTCCGGGACAACGTGCACCGGTGGACCGAACTCGAACAGCGGGCCCTCGACGACCTCTTCAACTGA
- a CDS encoding putative uroporphyrin-III C-methyltransferase, translated as MGGRPSVEVARVYDPPGEHDGTRVLVDRLWPRGIRKDDPRVGQWLRAVAPSTELRRWYAHRQERFDEFVARYTAELETEEAAQALDELRGLAAEGPVVLTTATRDVDGSHAAVLRDLLTRAA; from the coding sequence ATGGGTGGCCGGCCAAGCGTCGAGGTTGCACGGGTCTATGACCCGCCGGGGGAGCACGACGGCACCCGGGTTCTGGTGGACCGGCTGTGGCCGCGAGGAATCCGCAAGGACGATCCGCGGGTCGGGCAGTGGCTGCGGGCGGTGGCGCCGTCGACCGAGCTGCGGCGCTGGTATGCGCACCGGCAGGAACGGTTCGACGAGTTCGTCGCCCGCTACACGGCCGAACTGGAAACCGAGGAGGCTGCGCAGGCGCTCGACGAACTGCGCGGCCTGGCGGCCGAAGGTCCGGTGGTGCTCACGACCGCAACCCGCGACGTCGACGGAAGCCATGCGGCCGTCCTGCGCGACCTACTGACCCGGGCGGCGTGA
- the mbtK gene encoding acetyltransferase, ribosomal protein N-acetylase, which produces MTEIDDAPTPVLPRELTDVSDAVREVAAPPTPVLAEPYFVRLADPDADAEMISEWMNRPHLVEAWEYDWPPERWHRYLSAQLAGEYSRPFVGSFRGQPFVYVELYRAAKDSIARRYDAEPHDIGMHAAIAELRFVNRGIAPILLPRLTANIFELDPQCRRIMFDPDHRNKGARDVCEHAGCEFLGEHDMSNRRMALYALPRA; this is translated from the coding sequence ATGACCGAGATCGACGATGCACCCACGCCCGTCCTTCCGCGGGAGCTGACCGACGTTTCCGATGCGGTACGTGAGGTCGCGGCACCACCCACGCCGGTGCTCGCCGAGCCGTACTTCGTCCGGCTGGCCGATCCGGACGCGGATGCGGAGATGATCTCGGAGTGGATGAACCGCCCGCACCTTGTCGAGGCCTGGGAGTACGACTGGCCCCCCGAGCGGTGGCACCGGTATCTGAGCGCACAGTTGGCAGGCGAGTACTCCAGGCCGTTCGTCGGCTCGTTCCGAGGGCAACCCTTCGTCTACGTCGAGTTGTACCGGGCCGCCAAGGATTCGATCGCTCGGCGATATGACGCCGAACCTCACGACATCGGGATGCACGCGGCGATCGCGGAATTGCGCTTCGTCAACCGCGGTATCGCGCCGATCCTGTTACCGCGGTTGACCGCCAACATCTTCGAGCTCGACCCGCAGTGCCGCCGCATCATGTTCGATCCGGACCACCGGAACAAGGGCGCACGCGATGTCTGCGAACACGCCGGCTGCGAGTTCCTCGGGGAGCACGACATGTCGAACCGGCGCATGGCGCTGTACGCACTGCCGCGCGCGTAG
- the mbtL gene encoding acyl carrier protein — MNPSTPEAVSVALAEILRDDMNVDVRRVTRDSRLIDDVGLDSVAFAVGMVAIEDRLGVALSEEDLLSCDTVGDLEAAILAKSAAASTNS; from the coding sequence GTGAACCCGTCTACTCCAGAAGCCGTCAGCGTCGCGCTGGCCGAGATCCTGCGCGACGACATGAACGTCGACGTCCGACGAGTCACCCGCGACTCCCGCCTGATCGACGACGTCGGCCTCGACTCGGTCGCGTTCGCGGTGGGGATGGTGGCCATCGAAGACCGGCTGGGCGTGGCGCTGAGCGAAGAGGACCTGCTCAGCTGCGACACGGTCGGCGATCTGGAAGCGGCCATCCTGGCCAAATCGGCTGCCGCATCCACGAACTCGTGA
- a CDS encoding transcriptional regulator, with amino-acid sequence MARPPDARRRQELLDGLVAEVARNGIGDRSLRDLAAAVGTSHRMLLHHFGSRDELLLAIVGEVERRQMALTHDLPADPAEAIAAMWANLRRPDLRPFERLFFECYARGVQGEQPFTRMLPAAVEDWLSQDLSGTADPAMMRLGLAVARGLLLDLIATEDLDGVDAAAAAFTDLIRAQRR; translated from the coding sequence ATGGCCCGTCCGCCTGACGCTCGGCGTCGGCAGGAACTGCTCGACGGGCTCGTCGCGGAGGTCGCGCGCAACGGCATCGGTGACCGGTCGCTTCGTGATCTCGCCGCCGCGGTCGGCACCAGTCATCGCATGCTGCTGCACCACTTCGGGTCGCGTGACGAACTGCTGTTGGCGATCGTCGGCGAGGTCGAGCGACGCCAGATGGCGCTGACCCACGACTTGCCGGCCGATCCCGCCGAGGCCATCGCGGCGATGTGGGCCAATCTGCGAAGGCCCGATCTCCGCCCGTTCGAACGGCTGTTCTTCGAGTGCTACGCGCGGGGAGTGCAGGGCGAGCAACCGTTCACGCGGATGCTGCCTGCCGCGGTCGAGGATTGGCTCTCGCAAGATCTGAGTGGCACGGCCGACCCGGCGATGATGCGGCTCGGCCTCGCAGTGGCCCGCGGCCTGCTGCTGGACCTCATCGCTACCGAGGACCTCGACGGCGTGGACGCCGCGGCCGCCGCGTTCACCGACCTGATCCGCGCACAGCGTCGATGA
- the pgm gene encoding phosphoglucomutase, alpha-D-glucose phosphate-specific, whose amino-acid sequence MAPHPRAGKPAQPEDLIDIASVVTAYYTREPDPENVDQQVAFGTSGHRGSSLDAAFNEAHIVATTQAIVEYRAAQGTTGPLFIGRDTHALSEPAWASALEVLAANDVVAMIDSADRYTPTPAVSHAILTFNRGREGGLADGIVVTPSHNPPRDGGFKYNPPHGGPADTDATGAIAKRANELLRDGLKGVKRVPLARALQSAQRHDYLDAYVADLPNVVDLHAISAEKIRIGADPLGGASVEYWGAIAERHNLDLTVVNPLVDATWRFMTLDTDGKIRMDCSSPNAMASLIAHRDRYQIGTGNDADSDRHGIVTPDGGLLNPNHYLAVAIDYLFSHRPSWPASTAVGKTVVSSSIIDRVVAGLGRELVEVPVGFKWFVDGLLSGTIGFGGEESAGASFLRHDGSVWTTDKDGIILALLASEILAVTGETPSQRYGKLAEKYGAPTYARVDAPADREQKARLSKLSAEQVSATELAGEPITAKLTTAPGNGAPLGGLKVTTENAWFAARPSGTEDVYKIYAESFKGPEHLAEVQEAAREVVNRVIG is encoded by the coding sequence ATGGCGCCCCACCCCCGAGCCGGAAAGCCGGCCCAGCCCGAGGACCTCATCGACATCGCTTCGGTGGTGACGGCGTACTACACCCGAGAACCGGACCCCGAGAACGTCGATCAGCAGGTGGCGTTCGGCACGTCCGGGCATCGAGGTTCCAGCCTTGATGCGGCGTTCAACGAGGCGCACATCGTGGCCACGACGCAGGCGATCGTCGAGTACCGCGCCGCACAGGGCACCACCGGTCCGCTGTTCATCGGCCGCGACACCCATGCGCTGTCCGAACCGGCCTGGGCGTCGGCGTTGGAGGTGCTGGCAGCCAATGACGTTGTGGCGATGATCGATTCGGCCGATCGGTACACGCCGACACCGGCGGTCAGCCACGCGATCCTCACGTTCAACCGGGGTCGCGAGGGTGGCCTGGCCGACGGGATCGTCGTCACGCCGTCGCACAACCCGCCTCGGGATGGCGGATTCAAGTACAACCCGCCCCACGGCGGGCCCGCCGACACCGACGCCACGGGTGCGATCGCCAAACGGGCCAACGAACTGCTGCGTGACGGGCTCAAAGGGGTCAAGCGGGTGCCGCTGGCGCGGGCGCTGCAGAGCGCGCAGCGCCACGACTACCTCGACGCCTACGTCGCGGATCTTCCCAACGTCGTCGACCTGCACGCGATCAGCGCCGAGAAGATCCGCATCGGCGCCGACCCGCTCGGCGGCGCGAGCGTCGAATACTGGGGCGCGATCGCCGAACGCCACAACCTCGATCTGACGGTGGTCAACCCGCTGGTCGACGCGACGTGGCGGTTCATGACGCTGGACACCGACGGCAAGATCCGGATGGACTGCAGCTCGCCGAACGCGATGGCATCGCTGATCGCCCACCGAGACCGGTACCAAATCGGGACCGGAAACGACGCGGACTCCGACCGGCACGGAATCGTCACCCCAGACGGTGGGCTGCTCAACCCCAACCACTACCTGGCGGTCGCGATCGATTACCTGTTCTCGCACCGGCCGTCATGGCCGGCGTCGACCGCGGTCGGCAAGACGGTGGTCAGTTCGTCGATCATCGACCGGGTGGTCGCCGGGCTGGGTCGCGAACTGGTCGAGGTACCGGTCGGTTTCAAGTGGTTCGTCGACGGGTTGCTGAGCGGGACAATCGGTTTCGGCGGTGAGGAGAGCGCGGGGGCGTCGTTTCTGCGCCACGACGGGTCGGTGTGGACGACCGACAAGGACGGCATCATCCTGGCGCTGCTGGCTTCGGAGATCTTGGCGGTGACGGGTGAGACGCCGTCGCAGCGCTACGGCAAGCTAGCCGAGAAGTACGGCGCCCCAACGTATGCGCGCGTCGACGCGCCGGCCGACCGTGAGCAGAAGGCGCGGCTGTCCAAGCTGTCGGCGGAGCAGGTCTCGGCGACCGAGCTGGCCGGTGAACCGATCACCGCGAAGTTGACGACGGCGCCGGGCAACGGGGCACCGCTGGGCGGGTTGAAGGTGACGACGGAGAACGCGTGGTTCGCGGCGCGGCCGTCGGGCACCGAGGACGTCTACAAAATCTACGCCGAGTCGTTCAAGGGGCCCGAGCATCTGGCGGAGGTGCAGGAAGCGGCGCGCGAGGTGGTCAATAGGGTCATCGGGTGA
- a CDS encoding Polyketide cyclase / dehydrase and lipid transport, which translates to MITECGAEIDAPAAVVWDVFSDVERWPEWTASVTRLVALDSRELAVGNRFEIKQPRMPKLVWEVTEVTPGASWTWVQRSPGGLTVARHHVSPVSADSQARTRIHQRLEQRGPVGALVGLLMRSMTKRYLDLEAEGLKARCEQLHRLDGPSA; encoded by the coding sequence ATGATTACTGAGTGTGGCGCCGAGATCGACGCACCCGCCGCCGTCGTATGGGACGTGTTCAGCGATGTCGAGCGCTGGCCGGAGTGGACCGCCTCGGTGACCCGCCTTGTGGCGTTGGACAGCCGAGAGTTGGCCGTCGGCAACAGGTTCGAGATCAAGCAACCGCGAATGCCGAAGTTGGTCTGGGAGGTCACCGAGGTGACGCCCGGTGCCTCGTGGACATGGGTGCAGCGCTCGCCGGGCGGGCTCACGGTGGCCCGCCACCACGTCAGCCCCGTCAGCGCCGACTCGCAAGCGCGTACGCGTATCCATCAACGGCTCGAACAACGAGGCCCGGTCGGGGCTCTGGTCGGGTTGCTGATGCGGTCGATGACGAAGCGCTACCTCGACCTCGAAGCCGAGGGTTTGAAGGCACGCTGCGAGCAGCTGCACCGGCTCGATGGCCCGTCCGCCTGA
- the crcB gene encoding Integral membrane protein possibly involved in chromosome condensation, whose amino-acid sequence MLGYDGREVLAVFVGGALGTLARAAIETLLTPEPGHWPWPTFAVNIVGAFVLGYVATRLPDDSYRRPLLGTGFCGGLTTFSTMQVEILRMIERDHFVLAAGYASASIVAGLAAAWVASEWARR is encoded by the coding sequence GTGCTTGGTTACGACGGCCGCGAGGTGCTCGCCGTGTTCGTCGGCGGTGCGCTGGGCACCCTGGCCCGTGCCGCGATCGAGACGCTCCTTACGCCCGAACCCGGGCACTGGCCCTGGCCGACGTTCGCCGTCAACATCGTCGGCGCGTTCGTCCTGGGATACGTGGCCACGCGACTCCCAGACGACAGCTACCGCCGCCCACTGCTGGGCACCGGTTTCTGCGGCGGACTGACCACCTTCTCGACCATGCAGGTCGAGATCCTCAGGATGATCGAGCGCGATCATTTCGTGCTGGCGGCCGGATATGCGTCGGCCAGCATCGTCGCCGGTCTCGCCGCGGCCTGGGTGGCATCGGAATGGGCACGACGATGA